The nucleotide sequence AGTTAGAGACTAAATCAGAAGAAAGAGGTGATGAAGGGTTATATAATACCTTCATGGAGAACTTCCCGATTACAGATACTCGTAATCAATTTGTCTTAGAGTTTTTAGATTATTTTATCGATCCACCAAGATATACAATAGAAGAATGTATAGAAAGAGGATTAACATACAGTGTCCCACTTAAGGCAAGGCTTAAGTTGTACTGTACAGACCCTGAACATGAGGATTTCGAGACCATTGTCCAGGATGTGTATTTAGGTACAATACCTTATATGACTCCAAGTGGTACATTTTGCATAAATGGTGCAGAACGTGTAGTAGTTTCTCAGTTACATCGTTCGCCAGGGGTTTTCTTTGGACAATCTTTTCATGCTAATGGAACAAAATTATACTCAGCAAGAGTAATTCCTTTTAAAGGATCTTGGATAGAGTTTGCTACCGATATTAATAGTGTAATGTATGCTTATATCGATAGAAAAAAGAAACTACCAGTAACAACACTTTTTAGAGCTATTGGTTTTGAAAGAGATAAAGATATTCTTGAAATATTTGATCTTGCAGAAGAAGTAAAAGTATCTAAATCTGGATTAAAAAAGGTAATCGATCGTAAATTAGCGGCACGTGTACTTAATACATGGCATGAAGATTTCGTAGATGAAGATACTGGAGAAGTTGTATCTATCGAACGTAATGAAATTGTTTTAGATAGAGATACTATATTAGATAAAGAAAATATAGAAGAAATAATTGAAGCTGGAGTAAAAACAATTCTTTTACATAAAGAAGATGGACAATCTGGTGATTATGCAATTATTCATAATACATTACAAAAAGACCCTACAAACTCAGAAAAAGAAGCTGTAGAACACATTTATCGTCAATTACGTAATGCTGAGCCGCCAGATGAGGAAACAGCACGTGGTATTATAGATAAATTATTCTTTAGTGATCAACGTTATAACTTAGGTGAAGTTGGTCGTTATAGAATGAATAAAAAATTAGGATTGGATATCGGAATGGATAAGCAAGTGCTTACTAAAGAAGATATCATAACTATTATAAAGTATTTAATAGAACTTATTAACTCTAAAGCAGAGATTGATGATATTGATCATTTATCTAACCGTCGTGTACGTACAGTAGGAGAACAATTATCATCTCAATTTGGAGTTGGTTTAGCACGTATGGCTCGTACTATTCGTGAGCGTATGAATGTTCGTGATAATGAAGTATTTACACCTATCGATTTAATTAATGCTAAAACATTATCATCTGTAATTAATTCGTTCTTTGGTACAAATCAGTTATCTCAATTTATGGATCAAACGAATCCATTAGCAGAGATTACACATAAGCGTCGTTTATCGGCATTAGGACCTGGAGGTTTATCTCGTGAAAGAGCTGGTTTTGAGGTGCGTGATGTACACTATACACATTACGGACGTCTTTGCCCAATTGAAACACCAGAAGGACCAAATATTGGATTAATATCCTCTTTAAGTGTATACGCTAAAGTAAATAACTTAGGGTTTATCGAAACGCCATATCGTAAAGTAGATAACGCCGTAGTAGATATAAAAGGAGCTCCAATATATTTAAGTGCAGAAGAAGAAGAAGAACAATTAATTGCTCAAGCTAATATTCCTGTTGATGAAAATGGTAAAATATTACAAGAGAAAGTAATTGCTCGTATGGAAGGTGATTTCCCTGTAGTTGAACCAACAGATGTACATTATACAGATGTTGCGCCAAACCAAATATCATCTATATCAGCATCTTTAATACCTTTCTTAGAGCACGATGATGCCAATCGTGCTTTAATGGGGTCTAATATGATGCGTCAAGCTGTACCATTATTACGTCCTGAAGCACCAATTGTTGGAACAGGATTGGAGCGCCAGGTAGCATCAGACTCAAGAGTATTAGTAAATGCAGAAGGAGTAGGTGTAGTTGAATATGTTGATGCTAACGAAATTACTATTAAATATGAACGAACAGATGAAGAAGCTATGGTTAGCTTTGATTCTGATACGAAAACATATCCGTTAACAAAATTCAGAAAAACCAATCAAGGAACTTCTGTTAGCCTTAAAGCAATTGTTAGAAAAGGAGATAAAGTAACTAAAGGACAAGTATTGTGTGAAGGTTATGCAACTCAAAATGGTGAATTAGCTTTAGGTAGAAATATGAAAGTAGCCTTTATGCCATGGAAAGGGTATAATTTTGAGGATGCAATTGTAATTTCTGAAAAAGTAGTACGTAACGATGTTTTCACATCTATCCATATTGATGAATATTCATTAGAGGTAAGAGATACAAAACTTGGTAATGAAGAATTAACAAACGATATTCCTAACGTTTCAGAAGAAGCTACAAAAGATCTTGATGAAAACGGGATGATTCGTGTTGGTGCAGAAATTAAACCAGGAGATATTCTTATTGGTAAAATAACACCAAAAGGAGAAAGTGACCCTACACCAGAAGAAAAATTATTAAGAGCAATTTTTGGAGATAAAGCTGGAGATGTTAAAGATGCTTCATTAAAAGCATCCCCTTCTTTACATGGTGTTGTAATTGATAAAAAATTGTTTGCAAGAGCAATTAAAGATAAACGTAAAAGAGCTAAGGACAAAGAAGATATTACTCAATTAGAGGATATTTATGATAATAAATTTGACGATTTAAAAGCAATTTTAATTGATAAGTTATTTGTAATCGTAGGAGGGAAAACTGCTCAAGGTGTATCTAACGATTTAGGTGAAGAAGTATTTCCTAAAGGAAAGAAATTTACACTTAAAATGTTAAATGCTGTAGATGATTATGCACATTTAGTTTCTGGTAAATGGACAACAGATGATCATACAAATAAACTTGTAGCTGACTTAATTCATAACTATAAAATTAAAGAAAACGATTTACAAGGATCTTTAAGAAGAGAGAAATTTACGATTTCTGTTGGAGATGAATTACCTGCAGGTATTATAAAACTTGCTAAAGTTTATATCGCTAAAAAACGTAAACTTAAAGTAGGAGATAAAATGGCAGGACGTCATGGTAACAAAGGTATTGTTGCTCGTATCGTTCGTCATGAAGATATGCCATTCTTAGAAGATGGGACACCAGTAGATATTGTATTAAATCCATTAGGTGTACCTTCTCGTATGAATATTGGTCAGATATACGAAACTGTATTAGGATGGGCTGGACAAAAATTAGATCGTAAATATGCGACACCTATTTTTGATGGGGCTACCTTAGATCAAATTAATGGATTTACAGATGAAGCTGGAATCCCAAGGTTTGGACATACCTATCTTTATGATGGAGGTACAGGAGATCGTTTTGATCAACCAGCAACAGTAGGAATTATCTATATGCTTAAACTAGGGCATATGGTAGACGATAAAATGCACGCACGTTCTATAGGACCATACTCTTTAATTACACAGCAACCTTTAGGTGGTAAAGCACAATTTGGAGGACAACGTTTTGGAGAGATGGAAGTATGGGCACTTGAAGCTTATGGAGCTTCTGCGACATTAAGAGAAATCTTAACAGTAAAATCTGATGATGTTATTGGTAGAGCTAAAACTTACGAAGCTATCGTAAAAGGAGAGCCAATGCCAGAACCTGGTTTACCAGAATCTTTCAACGTATTAATGCACGAATTGAAAGGACTTGGATTAGACATAAGATTAGAAGAATAACCAAACCCCTGTGTAAACAGGGGGCATATTGGTTTTTCAGAGGTTACCAAATAAAGACCTCTGCTATAAAAAAACAAAGATTATTATCAGCATTATGGCAAGAAAGCAAGATAAGAATACAGTACAACAGAGATTTAATAAAATTTCAATAGGTTTAGCATCTCCAGAGTCAATTTTGGCTGCATCTCGTGGAGAGGTATTAAAACCAGAAACTATAAACTATAGAACGCATAAACCAGAACGTGATGGTTTATTTTGTGAGCGTATTTTTGGCCCTGTAAAGGATTATGAATGTGCTTGTGGAAAATATAAACGTATTCGATACAAAGGTATTGTATGTGACCGTTGTGGAGTAGAAGTTACTGAAAAGAAAGTACGTCGTGATCGTGTAGGACACATTAATCTAGTCGTACCTGTAGCTCATATATGGTATTTCCGTTCATTACCAAATAAAATAGGATACCTTCTTGGATTACCATCTAAGAAATTAGATATGATTATTTATTATGAGCGTTATGTGGTAATTCAACCAGGAAATGCTAAAAATGAAGAAGGAGAACCATTACAAAAAATGGATTTCTTAACAGAGGAAGAATATTTAAATATCCTTGAAGCTCTTCCGCAAGAAAATCAATATTTAGACGATACAGACCCGGAGAAATTTATTGCTAAAATGGGTGCAGAATGTTTAATTGAATTATTATCTCGTATAGATTTAGATTCATTATCATTCGAATTACGTCATAAAGCAAATACAGAGACATCTAAACAACGTAAAACTGAAGCGTTAAAGCGTTTACAAGTAGTTGAAGCATTAAGAGATGCTAATAAGAATAGAGAGAATAATCCAGAGTGGATGATTATGAAAGCTATTCCAGTAATTCCACCAGAATTACGCCCGTTAGTACCATTAGATGGAGGTCGTTTTGCAACATCAGATTTAAACGATTTATATCGTCGTGTAATTATTCGTAACAATCGTCTTAAGAGATTGGTTGAAATAAAAGCACCAGAAGTGATTTTACGTAATGAAAAGCGTATGCTACAAGAGTCTGTAGATTCATTATTTGATAACACACGAAAATCATCTGCAGTAAAAACAGATTCTAATAGACCATTAAAATCATTATCAGATTCACTTAAAGGTAAACAAGGACGTTTTCGTCAAAACTTACTTGGTAAACGTGTAGATTATTCAGCACGTTCGGTAATTGTTGTTGGACCAGAATTAAAATTATTTGAATGTGGATTGCCTAAAAACATGGCAGCAGAATTATATAAACCTTTCGTGATTCGTAAGTTGATCGAAAGAGGAATTGTAAAAACTGTAAAATCTGCAAAGAAAATTATAGATAAAAAAGAACCTGTAGTTTGGGATATTTTAGAAAACGTTTTAAAAGGACATCCAGTACTTTTAAATCGTGCTCCTACACTTCACAGACTTGGTATACAGGCATTTCAGCCTAAATTAATTGAAGGTAAAGCAATACAGCTACATCCATTAGTTTGTACTGCCTTTAATGCCGATTTTGATGGAGATCAAATGGCTGTACATTTACCATTAGGACCAGAAGCTATTCTTGAAGCACAATTATTAATGTTGGCGTCTCATAATATCTTAAATCCTGCTAATGGATCACCAGTTACTGTACCTTCTCAGGATATGGTACTTGGTTTATACTATATGACAAAATTACGTAAGTCTACTCCAGAATTAAATATTAAAGGAGAAGGCTTAACATTTTACTCTCCTGAAGAAGTTACTATTGCTTATAATGAGAAAAGAGTAGATTTAAATGCATCTATTAAAGTTAGAACGATAGATTTTAATGAAGAAGGAACTTTATCAAATCAAATAATTGAAACTACTGTTGGCCGTGTATTATTTAATGAAAAAGTACCAGCAGCTGCAGGATATATTAATGAGGTATTAACCAAAAAATCTCTTAGAGATATTATTGGTAATATCTTAAAAGTAACTAGTGTACCAGAAACGGCAGCTTTCCTTGATGAAATTAAATCTTTAGGATATAATTTTGCATTTAAAGGAGGTTTATCGTTTAGTTTAGGAGATATTATTATTCCACCAGAAAAGCATACAATGATCGATTCTGCTAATAAACAAGTAGATGGTATTATGGGTAACTATAATATGGGATTAATAACTAATAACGAACGTTATAATCAAGTTATTGATATTTGGACATCTACAAATGCAGAATTAACAGAATTATCCATGAAACGAATTCGAGAGGATCAACAAGGATTTAATTCGGTATTTATGATGCTTGATTCTGGAGCTAGGGGATCTAAAGAACAGATTCGTCAGCTTACAGGTATGCGTGGATTAATGGCAAAACCTAAAAAATCTAATGCAGGAGGTGGAGAGATTATTGAAAATCCAATTCTTTCTAACTTTAAAGAAGGATTATCAATCTTAGAATATTTTATCTCTACACACGGTGCTCGTAAAGGACTTGCAGATACTGCTTTAAAAACAGCAGATGCAGGATACTTAACACGTCGTTTAGTAGATGTATCTCAAGATGTTATTGTAAACATTGAAGATTGTGGTACTTTAAGAGGAATTACAGTAGAACCACTTAAGAAAAATGAAGAAGTTGTCGAAACTTTAGAAGAAAGAATTGTTGGCCGTACATCTTTACATAATGTATATAATCCATTAACAGAAGAACTATTAGTAAGTTCTGGTGAGCACATTAATGATGTGATTGCAAAACGTATTGAAGATTCTCCAATAGAGGCAATCGAAGTGCGTTCTGCATTAACTTGCGAAGCTAAAAAAGGTATCTGTAGCAAATGTTATGGACGTAATTTAGCAACTGGTAAAATGGTACAGCGAGGAGAAGCAGTTGGAGTAGTAGCTGCACAATCTATTGGTGAACCAGGAACACAATTAACACTTCGTACATTCCACGTAGGTGGTATTGCAGGTAACATTTCTGAAGAGAATAGATTAACAGTTAAGTTTAATGGAATTGCTGAAATCGAAGATCTTAAAACTGTTAAAGGTGAAGATAATGAAGGTAATGAAGTAGATGTTGTTATTTCTAGAACATCAGAAGTAAAACTTATCGATGAGAAAACAGGAATTGTATTGAGTACCAATATCATTCCTTATGGATCATATATTTACGTTAAAAACAAACAAAAGTTAAAAGCTGGAGATGTTGTTTGCCAATGGGATCCATATAATGGTGTGATTATTTCAGAATTTGCTGGTAAAGTAAGATATGAAAATATTGAGCAAGGTGTAACATACCAAGTTGAGATTGATGAGCAAACCGGTTTCCAAGAAAAAGTAATTTCTGAATCTAGAAACAAAAAATTAATTCCAACTTTATTAATTGAAGATACAAATGGAGATGTGATACGTTCGTATAACTTACCAGTTGGAGCTCACTTAATGACTGACGATGGAGATAAAATTAATGTAGGTAAGATTTTAGTTAAAATACCTCGTAAATCTGCAAAAGCAGGAGATATTACAGGAGGTTTACCTCGTGTAACTGAATTATTTGAAGCACGTAATCCATCTAATCCAGCTATTGTAAGTGAAATCGATGGTGTAGTATCTTTCGGTAAAATTAAGCGTGGTAATCGTGAGATTATTGTTGAATCTAAACTG is from Flavobacteriaceae bacterium and encodes:
- the rpoB gene encoding DNA-directed RNA polymerase subunit beta, translating into MLAKQAERLNFSSIKNRTEYPDFLDIQIKSFQDFFQLETKSEERGDEGLYNTFMENFPITDTRNQFVLEFLDYFIDPPRYTIEECIERGLTYSVPLKARLKLYCTDPEHEDFETIVQDVYLGTIPYMTPSGTFCINGAERVVVSQLHRSPGVFFGQSFHANGTKLYSARVIPFKGSWIEFATDINSVMYAYIDRKKKLPVTTLFRAIGFERDKDILEIFDLAEEVKVSKSGLKKVIDRKLAARVLNTWHEDFVDEDTGEVVSIERNEIVLDRDTILDKENIEEIIEAGVKTILLHKEDGQSGDYAIIHNTLQKDPTNSEKEAVEHIYRQLRNAEPPDEETARGIIDKLFFSDQRYNLGEVGRYRMNKKLGLDIGMDKQVLTKEDIITIIKYLIELINSKAEIDDIDHLSNRRVRTVGEQLSSQFGVGLARMARTIRERMNVRDNEVFTPIDLINAKTLSSVINSFFGTNQLSQFMDQTNPLAEITHKRRLSALGPGGLSRERAGFEVRDVHYTHYGRLCPIETPEGPNIGLISSLSVYAKVNNLGFIETPYRKVDNAVVDIKGAPIYLSAEEEEEQLIAQANIPVDENGKILQEKVIARMEGDFPVVEPTDVHYTDVAPNQISSISASLIPFLEHDDANRALMGSNMMRQAVPLLRPEAPIVGTGLERQVASDSRVLVNAEGVGVVEYVDANEITIKYERTDEEAMVSFDSDTKTYPLTKFRKTNQGTSVSLKAIVRKGDKVTKGQVLCEGYATQNGELALGRNMKVAFMPWKGYNFEDAIVISEKVVRNDVFTSIHIDEYSLEVRDTKLGNEELTNDIPNVSEEATKDLDENGMIRVGAEIKPGDILIGKITPKGESDPTPEEKLLRAIFGDKAGDVKDASLKASPSLHGVVIDKKLFARAIKDKRKRAKDKEDITQLEDIYDNKFDDLKAILIDKLFVIVGGKTAQGVSNDLGEEVFPKGKKFTLKMLNAVDDYAHLVSGKWTTDDHTNKLVADLIHNYKIKENDLQGSLRREKFTISVGDELPAGIIKLAKVYIAKKRKLKVGDKMAGRHGNKGIVARIVRHEDMPFLEDGTPVDIVLNPLGVPSRMNIGQIYETVLGWAGQKLDRKYATPIFDGATLDQINGFTDEAGIPRFGHTYLYDGGTGDRFDQPATVGIIYMLKLGHMVDDKMHARSIGPYSLITQQPLGGKAQFGGQRFGEMEVWALEAYGASATLREILTVKSDDVIGRAKTYEAIVKGEPMPEPGLPESFNVLMHELKGLGLDIRLEE
- the rpoC gene encoding DNA-directed RNA polymerase subunit beta' yields the protein MARKQDKNTVQQRFNKISIGLASPESILAASRGEVLKPETINYRTHKPERDGLFCERIFGPVKDYECACGKYKRIRYKGIVCDRCGVEVTEKKVRRDRVGHINLVVPVAHIWYFRSLPNKIGYLLGLPSKKLDMIIYYERYVVIQPGNAKNEEGEPLQKMDFLTEEEYLNILEALPQENQYLDDTDPEKFIAKMGAECLIELLSRIDLDSLSFELRHKANTETSKQRKTEALKRLQVVEALRDANKNRENNPEWMIMKAIPVIPPELRPLVPLDGGRFATSDLNDLYRRVIIRNNRLKRLVEIKAPEVILRNEKRMLQESVDSLFDNTRKSSAVKTDSNRPLKSLSDSLKGKQGRFRQNLLGKRVDYSARSVIVVGPELKLFECGLPKNMAAELYKPFVIRKLIERGIVKTVKSAKKIIDKKEPVVWDILENVLKGHPVLLNRAPTLHRLGIQAFQPKLIEGKAIQLHPLVCTAFNADFDGDQMAVHLPLGPEAILEAQLLMLASHNILNPANGSPVTVPSQDMVLGLYYMTKLRKSTPELNIKGEGLTFYSPEEVTIAYNEKRVDLNASIKVRTIDFNEEGTLSNQIIETTVGRVLFNEKVPAAAGYINEVLTKKSLRDIIGNILKVTSVPETAAFLDEIKSLGYNFAFKGGLSFSLGDIIIPPEKHTMIDSANKQVDGIMGNYNMGLITNNERYNQVIDIWTSTNAELTELSMKRIREDQQGFNSVFMMLDSGARGSKEQIRQLTGMRGLMAKPKKSNAGGGEIIENPILSNFKEGLSILEYFISTHGARKGLADTALKTADAGYLTRRLVDVSQDVIVNIEDCGTLRGITVEPLKKNEEVVETLEERIVGRTSLHNVYNPLTEELLVSSGEHINDVIAKRIEDSPIEAIEVRSALTCEAKKGICSKCYGRNLATGKMVQRGEAVGVVAAQSIGEPGTQLTLRTFHVGGIAGNISEENRLTVKFNGIAEIEDLKTVKGEDNEGNEVDVVISRTSEVKLIDEKTGIVLSTNIIPYGSYIYVKNKQKLKAGDVVCQWDPYNGVIISEFAGKVRYENIEQGVTYQVEIDEQTGFQEKVISESRNKKLIPTLLIEDTNGDVIRSYNLPVGAHLMTDDGDKINVGKILVKIPRKSAKAGDITGGLPRVTELFEARNPSNPAIVSEIDGVVSFGKIKRGNREIIVESKLGDIKKYLVKLSNQILVQENDFVKAGMPLSDGSITPNDILNIKGPSAVQQYLVNEVQEVYRLQGVKINDKHFEVVVRQMMRKVRINDSGDTIFLEDQLVHKADFIEENDDIFGKKVVEESGDSENLKAGQIVTVRELRDENSILRREDKKLVEARDAQPATATPILQGITRASLQTKSFISAASFQETTKVLNEAAVSGKVDALEGLKENVIVGHKIPAGTGLRHYDDIIVGSKEEFDEMMQAKQEMNYN